A window of Methanosphaera sp. WGK6 contains these coding sequences:
- a CDS encoding DUF1616 domain-containing protein, translating into MKLVDKVIKGLLVTILIVAIISVIYLVVIHNPGEGYTEFYMLDHNNNTTDFPTNITQNTIEKINIGIRNQENQDMNYTVRIRKNQSIITQYNKTLKNNEESLTAYYVSSTRTRGDNQELNIELLKGNITEPYRTLKLRYNVI; encoded by the coding sequence ATGAAATTAGTAGATAAAGTTATTAAAGGTTTACTTGTTACTATCCTCATAGTAGCAATTATATCTGTAATTTATTTAGTGGTGATTCATAATCCCGGAGAGGGCTATACAGAATTCTATATGCTAGACCATAATAATAACACTACAGATTTTCCAACAAATATAACTCAGAATACTATAGAAAAAATAAATATTGGTATTAGAAATCAGGAAAATCAGGATATGAATTATACTGTGAGAATCAGAAAAAATCAAAGTATAATTACACAGTACAATAAAACATTGAAAAATAATGAAGAGAGTTTAACAGCATACTATGTAAGTAGTACTAGAACACGTGGAGATAATCAGGAATTAAATATAGAATTACTGAAAGGAAATATAACTGAACCATATAGAACTTTAAAATTAAGATATAATGTGATTTAA